A window of the Chloroflexus sp. Y-396-1 genome harbors these coding sequences:
- a CDS encoding ketopantoate reductase family protein has protein sequence MAIVIVGGGAIGLLLLSRLSQAGNPLPVALLTRPNGVAALQANPLQVNGIGACTLSGLTVASTATDLPSAFQQPALAMLCVKGYDTNGAIPTLRDLNPTAILTLQNGLGNEEILAQAFGADRVIAGAITTSVDATGPTTITVTKAGGIGLAPVGSASNLTLAESVLRKAGFIVRCYADYRAMKWSKALLNMLGNATAAILDWSVTQVYADRRLIALERAAVREALMVMQYLGITPVNLPRYPAALLAFGIRWVPSLILDPILRQRVAGGRGGKDPSLLRDLRAGRSRSEGEFLYGAVAAAAIGHGLSAPVNTGLWHILGGIARGELSWDEYRGCPERLLAACGMG, from the coding sequence ATGGCAATTGTCATTGTCGGTGGTGGCGCCATCGGGTTATTATTGCTCTCACGTCTGTCTCAAGCTGGTAATCCGCTACCGGTTGCTTTGTTGACGCGGCCAAACGGAGTAGCGGCATTGCAGGCGAACCCGTTGCAGGTCAACGGAATTGGTGCGTGTACACTCAGTGGCTTAACTGTTGCCAGTACGGCGACCGATCTTCCATCAGCGTTTCAGCAACCGGCACTGGCAATGCTGTGTGTCAAGGGTTACGACACTAATGGTGCAATTCCCACCCTGCGCGATCTCAATCCAACCGCTATTCTGACCTTGCAAAATGGGCTTGGGAATGAAGAGATACTGGCGCAAGCCTTCGGGGCCGACCGCGTCATTGCTGGGGCAATTACGACTTCGGTTGACGCTACCGGTCCCACAACGATTACGGTGACAAAAGCAGGAGGCATTGGGCTGGCGCCGGTAGGCAGTGCCAGTAATCTCACACTGGCCGAGTCAGTGTTGCGCAAGGCCGGTTTTATCGTTCGGTGCTACGCCGATTACCGGGCGATGAAGTGGTCGAAAGCGCTCCTGAATATGCTGGGGAATGCTACGGCTGCCATCCTTGACTGGTCAGTTACCCAGGTCTATGCCGATCGGCGCCTGATTGCCCTTGAGCGGGCAGCCGTGCGTGAGGCGTTGATGGTGATGCAATACCTCGGGATAACGCCGGTCAACTTACCCCGTTATCCGGCAGCCCTGCTGGCCTTCGGCATTCGCTGGGTGCCGTCGTTGATCCTTGATCCAATCTTACGGCAGCGTGTTGCAGGAGGACGGGGAGGCAAAGACCCTTCCCTCCTCCGCGATCTACGCGCCGGACGTTCGCGCTCTGAGGGTGAGTTTCTCTATGGAGCGGTGGCAGCCGCTGCAATCGGGCATGGTCTCAGCGCGCCGGTGAATACCGGTTTGTGGCATATTCTAGGCGGTATTGCCCGTGGTGAATTGTCTTGGGATGAGTATCGCGGTTGTCCTGAACG